One Halobacterium wangiae genomic window, GTTCTCGAACGAGGACCTGCTCACCCTCGACGTCGACCTCCTGGTGCCCGCCGCCCTGGAGAACGCCATCGACGGCGACCTCGCGCAGGACGTCGAGGCCGACGTCGTCGTCGAGGCCGCCAACGGCCCGCTCACGCCGGACGCAGACGACGTGCTCACGGAGCGCGGCGTCCACGTCGTCCCGGACATCCTCGCGAACGCGGGCGGCGTCACGGTCTCGTACTTCGAGTGGGTACAGAACCGCCAGCGCTTCCAGTGGACCGAGGAGCGCGTCAACGAGGAACTCGAGGCCATCATCACCGACGCATTCGACGCGATGACCGACGCCTACGAGGCCGACGACCTGCCGAACTTCCGCACCGCCGCGTACGTCGTCTCTATCCAGCGTGTCGCCGACTCCTTCGAGGAGAGCGGTAGCTGGCCGTAGCGAGCGAGGAGCGAACCTACAGCACGCGATACGCACGTCCGCCGGCAGTTCGCTGTGCCTACACCCGGTCGAATCGGGGCCAAATTCACGTGAACTGCGAGTAACGTCGATGTATCAGTGGAATCGGCCAGTTAGGACCAGTGCCGAGTACCGAGGCAGCTATCTTATCGACGACTATGGGAGATATAACAATCACCGCTAGGACGCTTCTCAGTGGACATGAGTGGACGGTCTTCCAGTGAAGCAGCCGTGGCCGAGGACGAGACCTACACGATCCGGGAGTACGACTCGAGCGATCGGGAAGGCGTCCACGCGCTCGCCGAACTGGTGTGGGGAGGCGACCGGAGTCCGGAGTGGTTCGCGCACCGCTACGAGGCGAACCCCTACACGAACGGACCGCCGATGATCGTCGCCGAGGCCGACGGCGACGTGGTCGGCGCACGGCCGTTCACCCCGCTTCCGATGCGGGTCGGTGGCAGAGACCTCACGGTCGTCTACCTCGGCAACCTGATGGTCCACCCCGAGCACAGGCGACGGGGGCTGTTCACGCGGATGACCGAACTGGCGACGGAGGCGTACACCGACACGGAGAGCGCCCTGTTCTTCAACTTCGCGAACGAGATGTCCGCGCCCGGGTACCGGAAATTCGACTTCCAGGCGGTCGGCACGGGCCCGGTGAAGCAGTACCGCGTCCAGCGCCCGGCACAGGTCGCCCAGGAGCGCACGCGGCTCCCGGTCGAACGCACCATCGGGGCGCTCGCCGACGGGGCGATGGACCGCTACCTCTCGCTCCGGCGGGGTCCGACCTCGACGGAGTACGACGTGGAGCGTCGGTCGGGCATCCCGGCGAACCTGCTCGCCGATCTGTACGAGGCCGACCACCCCACCGCGTTACACACGCGCCGGGAGGAGACGCTCTACCGCTGGCTGGCGAACGCCCCTCACAGGGAGTACGAGACGTACGTCGCGTCGAAAGACGGCACCCCGACCGCCGCCGCCGTCCTGCGGGACCGCTCACAGCGTCGGGACGACGACCTCTGTGTCGCCGACGTGGTCCCGCCGTGTTCCACGGCCCGACGGGACGCGATCGAGGCTGTACTGGACTCGGTGGTGTCGGACTACCGTGACGCTCGCGTCGTCGCCCTGCTCGGACCGGTCGTCAACGAGCATTTGCTCCCCGAAGAGACGCTGGCGAAGTTCGGGTTCCTCTCCTCGACGAACCCGCTGCTGGCCAGGTTCGTCGCGAAGGGCAACACCCTGTTCGCCACGCCACTCGACGGAACGAAACAGCTCCCCACTGTCGGCGGCGTCGACCTGGGAGACCCGGAGAACTGGGCAGTGAGGGTCCGGTAGCCGTCTGGCCGTCCGGTCCCGTTACAGGTAGCCGGCGTCCGCGAGGCGCTCGACTGCCTCCTCGAGTCGTTCGGTGCTCGCGGCGTAGGACAGACGCGCGTAGCCCGGTGCGCCGAACGCGCTCCCGGGGACGGTGGCGACGTGGGCGTCCTTCAGCGCGTCCTGGCACCACTGCTGGTCGTCCTCGGCTACGGGGAGCATCAGGTAGAACGCGCCGTCTGGCGTGGAGACGTCTTTCCCGTGCTCCTCGAACAGGTCCAGGAGACGGTCGCGCCGCGACTCGAAGGCGTCGACCATCTCTACCACCGCGTCGTCGGTGTTCTCCAGGGCCTCGACGCCGGCGTGCTGGACGAAGTTCGTCGCCGAGGAGACGGAGTGCGACTGGACCTTCCCGGCCTGGGAAATCACGTCCTCGGGCGCGGCGAGGTAGCCGAGACGCCAGCCCGTCATCGAGTACGCCTTCGAGAAGCCGTTGATGGTAACCGTGCGCTCGAACATCCCGTCGAGGCCGGCGAGACTGACGTGCTCCTGGCCGTAGTTGATGTGCTGGTAGATCTCGTCGGAGACGACGGTGACGTCGTGGTCGACGGCGAGGTCCCTGACGCCCTCCATCGCGGCCCGCGAGTACACCGCGCCCGTCGGGTTGCTCGGCGAGTTCACGACGAGCAGGTCCGTGTCGTCGGATACCGCGTCGGCGAGGTCGTCGAGCGCGGGTTCGAGCTGGAAGTCGTGGGGCGCGAGGTCGACGCGGTTCAGCTCCGCGCCGGCGAGTTTCGCCATCGCCTCGTAGGACACCCAGGCGGGGTCGAGTAGCACGACCTCGCTGCCCTCCTCGACGAGCGTCTGGAACGTCTCGAAGAGGGCCTGCTTGGCGCCCGGCGTGACGATGACGTTGCCCGCCTCGTAGTCGAGGCCGTCCTCGCGGAGCTTCGCGGCGATGCCCTCGCGGAGCGCCGGGACGCCGTTCGACGGCGCGTAGCCGGTCTCCCCGGCGTCCATCGCGGCCTTCCCCGCGTCCGTGATGTTCGCCGGCGTGGCGAAGTCGGGTTCGCCCACCGAGAGGTCGACGACGTCGACGCCGTCGGCCTCCAGTTCGCTCGCGAGGTTGCTGACGGCGAGTGTCGCGCTCGGTTCGACGCGCTCGACGCGGTCGGTGAAGTTCATAGTGCCTCCGCGAGGTGGATCGCGCCGTCCACTGCCTCGGCGCCCTTCGCGACGCGCTCGTGGGCCTCGGCGCCGGACATGCCGGGGCCGGAGACGCCGAGCGTGACGGGGGTGTCCCGATCGAGGCTCACGTCCGTGAGCTTCTGTGCGGTGGCGTGGCCGATGACCTGGTCGTGGTCCGTGTCGCCGGTGACGATCGCGCCGAGTACGGCGACGGCGTCGACGCCGTCGCGGCGAGCGAGTCGGTCGGCGGCCAGCGGCGCGTCGTAGACGCCCGGGACGCGGACCGTCTCGACGACGTCTGCGCCCGCGCCGTCGGCCGCGTCCTGGGCGGCAGCCTCCATCTGTTCGGTGACGCTGCGGTTGAACTCCGCAACGACGAGCCCGAGACGTACCATGGGCGTTGGGTCGCCCGGCGCGGATAAAGGCCTACCGTTCGCGGGGAACGTTTCGGGCGTCGACGGACACGGAAAGCTTGTATGTACCCCGTTCCGTTGGGCGTACACGAAGCATGGTTTCCGCGTCCGGCCGCCGTCGTCGCAGGGTCGTCGCCGCCGTCGCCGCAGCCACGGTACTCGCCCTCCTCGTCCGGTTCGTCCTCCTCGGGGACCGCATCTTCCACTGGGACGAGGGGCGGGTGGGCTACTGGATCCTCCAGTACCAGGCCACCGGCGAGTGGGAGTACCGCGCCATCGTCCACGGACCGTTCCTCTTCCACGTCAACGAGTTCCTCTTCGGCGTGTTCGGCACCTCGGACGCCGTCGCCCGCGGCGTCGTCGCGCTCGTCGGCGGCCTCCTCCCGCTGTCGGCGCTGCTGTTCCGCACGCGACTCGACGACATCGAGACCGTCGCGCTGGCGGGCCTGTTCGCCCTCAACCCCGTCCTGGTCTACTACTCCCGGTTCATGCGCAACGACGTGCTCGTCGCGGCGTTCGCCCTCACCGCGTTCGGGTTCGTCGTGCGCGCCCTCGACACCCGGAGCGGGTGGTCCCTCGTCGGGGCCGGTGCGTTCCTCGGCCTCGCGTTCACCACGAAGGAGAACGCCCTCGTCTACCTCGGGATGTTCGTAGGTGCGACCGCGCTGCTGTTCGACGCCCGCCTGTTCACCGCCCGCGAGCGCGGTGAGACGTGGGAGTCAGTCGCCCACGACTACGTCAGGTACACGGGTCGTGGACTGCTCGCGTGGCGACGCGCGCTCGTCGGTGCCCTCCTCGCGTTCCTCTTGGTCGTCGTCGTCTTCTACGCGCCGCGACCCGCGTTCTACGAGATGTTCGGCGACCCCACCCGCATCCCCGGCGTGCTCGCGGCCGGCACGCTAGGCGCCTGGGAGCAGTTCTGGGGGACGTGGGGCACCAGCGGTGTCTCCCGCGACCACAGCTACATCGACTTCCTCGAACACGCCGTGCGGACCATCGGCAGTACGTCGCTGATGTTGACCGGCGCGGCCGTCCTCGGGTTCCTCGCGGAGCGCTACGTCGCCGACGAGCCCCGCGATCTCGTGCTGTTCGCGGGGTACTGGGCGGCCGCGAGCGTCGTCGTCTACCCGGCAGTCACGGACATCTCGGGCCACTGGTCGGTGACCCACGCCGTCGTACCGATGGCGATTCCGGCGGCTGTCGGCTTCCGCATCGTCGCCGAACTCGGCCTGTCGGCGCTCCACTCGGAGGACCGCGTGGGCGTCGGTCTCGCGGCGCTCGTCCTCCTCGCGGCAGTCGGGCAGATGGGCGTCGTCGCCGCCGAGACGTCGTACCTGATGCCCCAGGACGACGACAACGAGCTCGTGCAGTTCGGCCAGCCGGCCAGCGACATGCGGGCCTCGCTGACGACCGTCGAGTCGGTCGCCGAGGAGTACGACGACGGAACTGACGTCCTCTTCTACGGGGACCACTTCCACGTCCGCGGCGAGTACGACGAGACGTCGCCCGGGAGCGTCGGGGGGACGAACTGGTTCAACCGGCTCCCGCTGAACTGGTACCTGGAACGGGCGGACGCGGAGACCGACTCGACCGTCGTCCCATCGGCGGCCCAGCAGACTGAGGCGCCGGTGGTCATCGCGCGAGCGCGTCACTACGAAGACCTGGCGCCGACGCTCTCCGAGCGCGGCTACGCGAGCTGGACGTACGAGCTCACCTCGACGAACACGGTGTTCGTGATCTTCGTCGACGAGGACGCGCCAGGATACACACGTTCGTGACCATTCCTCGGTCGCGTTCGGCAATTCTTATGCAGGAGTAGGGCCGACTGTGGCCCAATGACGGTCCGCGTTCCCGGAGCGACAGTCGGCGTCGTCGGCGGCGGTCAACTCGGCCGCATGCTCGCCGAGGCCGCCAGCCCGCTGGGCGTCGAAGTGTTCGTCCTCGACCCCACACCGGCGTGTCCCGCGGCACCCCCGGCAGCGGCACAGGTCACCGCTCCGTTCGACGACGAGGACGGCATCCGAGAGCTCGCCGACGAGGCGGACGTACTCACCTACGAGATCGAACTCGCGGACCCCGACCTGCTCGAACGGGTCGCCGCCGACGCGGACGTCCCCGTCCACCCGTCGCCCGCGACGCTCCGCGTCATCCAGGACAAACTCGTCCAGAACCGCGCACTCGCCGACGCGGGCGTCCCGGTGCCGGCGTTCCGCGCGGTGGACGACGACGACGACCTCCGCGCCGCCTTCGACGAATTCGGGTCGCCGCTCATGCTGAAGGCGCGCACCGGCGGCTACGACGGCCGCGGCAACGCGCCCGCCGACTCGGTCGCAGACGCCCGGGAGACGTTCGGCGACCTCTCGGGCCTCGTCGCCGAGGAGCTCGTCGACTTCGAGCGCGAACTCTCGGTCATCGCCGCGAACGGGGAGCACGAGACGGCGACGTTCCCCGTCGCGGAGAACCTCCACGAGGCGGAGATCCTCCGGGAGTCCATCGTGCCAGCCCGCACGAGCGAGGACGTCCGCGAACGCGCGACCGGCGTCGCCCGGGACGTGATGGACGTCCTGGAGGGCCGGGGCGTCTTCGGCGTCGAACTGTTCGAAGTGGACGGTCGCGTCCTCGTCAACGAGGTCGCGCCGCGCCCGCACAACTCGGGGCACTACACCATCGAGGGCTGTCACACCTCGCAGTTCGAACAGCACGTCCGCGCGGTCTGTGGTCTCCCGCTCGGCGAGACGACGCTGCGCGAACCGGCGGCGATGGCGAACGTCCTCGGCGACCCCGCGGGCGACACCCGACCAGCGGCCCTCGACGGCGTGCCGAGTGCGCTCCGCGACGGTCGTGCCTCCCTGCACTGGTACGGGAAAGCGGAGGTCCGACCGCTCCGGAAGATGGGCCACGTCACCGTCACCGGGGACGACCGCGGCGAACTCCTGATCCGTGCCCGTGCGGCCCGCGACTCGCTGTCCTTCCAGTAACCATGCCCACAGTCACCGACCTCGTCGACCTGTTCGAATCGGAAGCAGAACGCGACCGCCCCGACACCGAGACGCCGGACGTCGGCGTCGTCATGGGGAGCGACTCCGACCTCGACGTGATGGCGGGCGCCCACGACGCGCTCACCGACCTCGGGTTCACCGAGGTGACCGACTACGACGACGCGCCGTCGGGCTACTCCTTCGAGTCGTGGGTGGTCTCCGCCCACCGCACGCCGGACCTCATGTACGCCTACGCCGAGACGGCGGCCGAGCGCGGCCTGGACGTGATCATCGCCGGGGCCGGCGGCAAGTCCGCGGACCTCCCGAACATGACCGCGTCGCTCGCCTACCCGATTCCAGTCGTCGGCGTCCCCGTCCAGGAGAAGTCCGTCGACTCGGTCATCGGGATGCCGACCGGCGCGCCGCTCACCGCAGTCGACGCCGGGAAGTCGTACAACGCCGGCCTCTCGGCCGCCCAGATGCTCGCCACGGACGACCCCGAACTCGCCGACCGGCTCCGCGACCTCCACGCCGACCGCCGGGACGGTGTCGCCGACGTCTCGCTGTCGCTGCACGAGCGTGGCACCCCAGAGTCCCGGGCATCGAGAGACTGAGTAGCAAGCTCCGCGAACCGGAATCCGCGAGCCGGCCTGGGACGGTCGAAATCGGTCGGGAACGGGCCCGAAGGCATAAATCAACGTTTATAGGCGTGCGGTTCGAACCCCCGCACGTCACGGAGATACTCCTATGAATCCATGGATTGCCATCGGTATGCTGGCGCTGGTGGGCGTCCTCATCCCAGTCGGGATGATGGCCGTCTCGGCGCTCCTCCGGCCCAGTGTACCTGAGAAAGGAAAACGGAACACCTACGAGAGCGGTGAGGTCCCGACGGGGGACGCGCGCCTGCAGTTCAACATCCAGTATTACATGGTCGCGCTCCTCTTCGTCGTCTTCGACATCGAAACCGTTCTCATCTTCCCGTGGACCGTCATCTACCGGGACGCCGTCCAGTCCGCCGGCCTGACGCGGGCGCTGCTGCCGATGCTCGTCTTCATCGGTATCCTCGTCGTCGGCCTCGCGTGGGCGTGGCGCAAGGGCGCTGTCCAGTGGGTGCGGTCCCCGCGGCACAGACGGAGGGAAATACATGAGTAGTGATCAACCCCGCAACAGTATCACGGAGTCGAGCGACCCACAGACCAAGACCCGGGAGGCCCGTCTCGGCGAGGGCGTCGACAACCGGTTCAACTCGAAGCTCCGGGAGGCGTTCGGTTCGACCCCGTTCATCCTCACGAAGTTCGACAAGTTCATGAACTGGGTCCGGGGGTCGAGTATGTTCATGCTGCAGTTCGGGATCGCCTGCTGCAGCATCGAGATGATGCACACCTACGCAGTGAAACACGACCTCGACCGGTTCGGCTCCGGGGTTCCCCGCGCCTCGCCGCGGCAGGCCGACGTGATGATCGTCCCCGGGACGATCGTCTCGAAGTTCGCGCCGCGCATGAAGCGCGTCTACGACCAGATGCCCGAGCCGAAGTTCGTCGTCGGGATGGGCAACTGCACCGCCTCCGGCGGCCCGTTCCAGGAGGGGTACAACGTCGTGAAGGGCGCCGAGGAGGTCATCCCCGTGGACATCCACATCCCGGGCTGTCCGCCCCGGCCGGAAGCCCTCGTCTACGGCGTCGTGAAACTCCAGGAGCGCATCGCCAACGGCGAATCCTCGCCGGTCACCGTCAAGCCGTACGAACTCGAAGAGTTCGGCGACCTCGACCGCGACGAGATGGTCAAGGAGATGGCCAAGGACATCGACGACGACACGCTCGTCATGCGCTACAACTGGGCTGATTCACCATGAGCACGCACACCGAACCCGACGCGCCCGTCACCAAGACTGAGGGCGTCGACACGGACGCGATCGAGGCACTGCTGGGCGACCACGTCCTCGACCGCGAGACCCACGGCAACGCAGAGGGCTTCGTCGTGCGCGCGGACGCAGTCCAGGACGTGCTCCAGACGCTCAAGGACGAGGCCGGCTTCGACCACCTCTCCTGTCTGACGGCCGAGGAGCACTCGGACCGCTTCGAGAGCATCTACCACCTAAAGCAGTACGACGACCCGACCAACGAACTCAGTATCATCGTCCCGACCTCCCGCGAGGAGCCGGTCAGCGAGTCCGCGGAACCGGTGTTCCGTGGCGCCGACTGGCACGAACGGGAGGCCTACGACCTGGTAGGCGTCCAGTACGAGGACCACCCGAACCTCAAGCGCATCCTCCTGCCGGAGACCTGGCAGGGCCACCCGCTCGGCCTCGACTACAACCAGGACAAGCCCCAGATCGTCACGTTCGACGAACACAAGAACCCACTCGAGGAGGACCACCTGAACGAGGAAGGTGGGGACACGATGTTCCTCAACATCGGCCCCCACCACCCCGCCACGCACGGTGTCCTCCACATCGAGACGGTGCTCGACGGTGAGCAGGTCGCCGCCGTCAACCCGGACGTCGGCTACCTCCACCGCTGCGAGGAGCAGATGTGCCAGCAGGGCACCTACCGCTACCAGATCATGCCCTACCCCGACCGCTGGGACTACGGTCCGGGTGGCATCATCAACGAGTGGTCCTACGCGCGTGCGGCCGAGGACCTCGCGGACATCGAGGTCCCCGAGTACGCACAGGTTCTGCGTACGATGGGCGCGGAGATGTGTCGCATCACCTGCCACCTGCTGGCGACCGGCACGTTCGCCCTCGACATCTACGGCGACTTCACGGCCATCTTCATGTACGCCATGCAGGACCGCGAGAAGATGCAGAATCTCCTCGAGGACCTCACCGGCCAGCGCATGATGTTCAACTACCTCCGGCTCGGTGGCGTCGTCTGGGACATCCCCGAACCCCGCGAGGAGTACTTCGAGAAGGTCCGTGACGTCCTCGACGAGATGCCCGAGCGTCTCGAGGAGTACCACGACCTCATCACGAGCAACGAGATCTTCCAGTCGCGGTGTATCGACACCGGCTACCTGGACCCGGAGACGGCCAAGGACTACGGCGTCACCGGACCGGTCGCCCGCGGATCGGGCATCGACTACGACCTCCGCCGGGACGACCCCTACGGCTACTACGACCAGCTCGACTGGGACGTCGTCACCGAGGACGGCGGCGACAACTACTCGCGACTCCTCGTCCGGCTCCGCGAAGTCGAGGAGTCCGCGCGCATCATCGAACAGTGCGTCGACCTGCTCGAGGACTGGCCCGAGGACGAACGCGACATCCAGGCCAACGTCCCGCGCACGCTGAAGCCCGAGGCCGGCAAGGAGACGTACAAGGCCGTCGAGGGAGCGAAGGGCGAACTCGGCATCTACATCCGCTCGGACGGCACGGAGAAGCCCGGACGGTTCAAGATCCGGAGTCCGTGTTACTGCAACCTCGCAGCGCTCGAGGAGATGTCCACGGGCGAGTACGTGCCGGACCTCATCGCGACGCTCGGCAGCCTCGACGTCATTCTCGGGGAGGTGGACCGGTAGATGGCGACGCCGACTCCGCTCCCCGACACGATCAACCGCTTGCTGGGCATCGATGGCTTCGGCGGGGAGCTCCTCTCGATGTTCCTCGCGGCGTTCCTCATCGGGAACATCATGCTGGCGATGACCGCCGTCGCCGGCCCGTGGGCCAAGCGGAAGATCACCGCCGCGTTCACCGACCGCATCGCGGTCAACCGGGTCGGCCCGTTCGGCCTGCTCATCATCGTGGCGGACGCCGTCCGCCTCCTCTCGAAGGAGCTCATCATCCCGGAGAACGTCGACCGCCCCGCCTTCGACCTCGCACCCATCGTGCTCGCGTCGTCGGCGCTGCTGGCGTTCGCCGTCATCCCTATGGGCAGCGGCATCCAGCTCGCGGACCCCGAGACGGGGCTCGTGTTCGTCTTCGCCGTCGCGTCCATCGCGAGTCTCGGACTCCTGATGGGCGGCTACGCGTCGAACAACAAGTTCAGTCTGCTGGGCGGCCTGCGCGCGGTCGCGCAGAACCTCGCCTACGAGATCCCCCTCGTCATCACGGCGGCGTCCGTCGTGCTGTTCACGGGGACCCTCCAGCTGAGCGAGATCGTCGCCATCCAGCAGAACACGACGCTCGCGGTCGTCGCCGGCATCCGCATCCCGGCGTGGTTCGCGTTCGTCAACCCG contains:
- a CDS encoding GNAT family N-acetyltransferase; amino-acid sequence: MSGRSSSEAAVAEDETYTIREYDSSDREGVHALAELVWGGDRSPEWFAHRYEANPYTNGPPMIVAEADGDVVGARPFTPLPMRVGGRDLTVVYLGNLMVHPEHRRRGLFTRMTELATEAYTDTESALFFNFANEMSAPGYRKFDFQAVGTGPVKQYRVQRPAQVAQERTRLPVERTIGALADGAMDRYLSLRRGPTSTEYDVERRSGIPANLLADLYEADHPTALHTRREETLYRWLANAPHREYETYVASKDGTPTAAAVLRDRSQRRDDDLCVADVVPPCSTARRDAIEAVLDSVVSDYRDARVVALLGPVVNEHLLPEETLAKFGFLSSTNPLLARFVAKGNTLFATPLDGTKQLPTVGGVDLGDPENWAVRVR
- a CDS encoding pyridoxal phosphate-dependent aminotransferase, translating into MNFTDRVERVEPSATLAVSNLASELEADGVDVVDLSVGEPDFATPANITDAGKAAMDAGETGYAPSNGVPALREGIAAKLREDGLDYEAGNVIVTPGAKQALFETFQTLVEEGSEVVLLDPAWVSYEAMAKLAGAELNRVDLAPHDFQLEPALDDLADAVSDDTDLLVVNSPSNPTGAVYSRAAMEGVRDLAVDHDVTVVSDEIYQHINYGQEHVSLAGLDGMFERTVTINGFSKAYSMTGWRLGYLAAPEDVISQAGKVQSHSVSSATNFVQHAGVEALENTDDAVVEMVDAFESRRDRLLDLFEEHGKDVSTPDGAFYLMLPVAEDDQQWCQDALKDAHVATVPGSAFGAPGYARLSYAASTERLEEAVERLADAGYL
- the ribH gene encoding 6,7-dimethyl-8-ribityllumazine synthase, with amino-acid sequence MVRLGLVVAEFNRSVTEQMEAAAQDAADGAGADVVETVRVPGVYDAPLAADRLARRDGVDAVAVLGAIVTGDTDHDQVIGHATAQKLTDVSLDRDTPVTLGVSGPGMSGAEAHERVAKGAEAVDGAIHLAEAL
- a CDS encoding flippase activity-associated protein Agl23, whose amino-acid sequence is MVSASGRRRRRVVAAVAAATVLALLVRFVLLGDRIFHWDEGRVGYWILQYQATGEWEYRAIVHGPFLFHVNEFLFGVFGTSDAVARGVVALVGGLLPLSALLFRTRLDDIETVALAGLFALNPVLVYYSRFMRNDVLVAAFALTAFGFVVRALDTRSGWSLVGAGAFLGLAFTTKENALVYLGMFVGATALLFDARLFTARERGETWESVAHDYVRYTGRGLLAWRRALVGALLAFLLVVVVFYAPRPAFYEMFGDPTRIPGVLAAGTLGAWEQFWGTWGTSGVSRDHSYIDFLEHAVRTIGSTSLMLTGAAVLGFLAERYVADEPRDLVLFAGYWAAASVVVYPAVTDISGHWSVTHAVVPMAIPAAVGFRIVAELGLSALHSEDRVGVGLAALVLLAAVGQMGVVAAETSYLMPQDDDNELVQFGQPASDMRASLTTVESVAEEYDDGTDVLFYGDHFHVRGEYDETSPGSVGGTNWFNRLPLNWYLERADAETDSTVVPSAAQQTEAPVVIARARHYEDLAPTLSERGYASWTYELTSTNTVFVIFVDEDAPGYTRS
- a CDS encoding 5-(carboxyamino)imidazole ribonucleotide synthase, which encodes MTVRVPGATVGVVGGGQLGRMLAEAASPLGVEVFVLDPTPACPAAPPAAAQVTAPFDDEDGIRELADEADVLTYEIELADPDLLERVAADADVPVHPSPATLRVIQDKLVQNRALADAGVPVPAFRAVDDDDDLRAAFDEFGSPLMLKARTGGYDGRGNAPADSVADARETFGDLSGLVAEELVDFERELSVIAANGEHETATFPVAENLHEAEILRESIVPARTSEDVRERATGVARDVMDVLEGRGVFGVELFEVDGRVLVNEVAPRPHNSGHYTIEGCHTSQFEQHVRAVCGLPLGETTLREPAAMANVLGDPAGDTRPAALDGVPSALRDGRASLHWYGKAEVRPLRKMGHVTVTGDDRGELLIRARAARDSLSFQ
- the purE gene encoding 5-(carboxyamino)imidazole ribonucleotide mutase — encoded protein: MPTVTDLVDLFESEAERDRPDTETPDVGVVMGSDSDLDVMAGAHDALTDLGFTEVTDYDDAPSGYSFESWVVSAHRTPDLMYAYAETAAERGLDVIIAGAGGKSADLPNMTASLAYPIPVVGVPVQEKSVDSVIGMPTGAPLTAVDAGKSYNAGLSAAQMLATDDPELADRLRDLHADRRDGVADVSLSLHERGTPESRASRD
- a CDS encoding NADH-quinone oxidoreductase subunit A; this translates as MNPWIAIGMLALVGVLIPVGMMAVSALLRPSVPEKGKRNTYESGEVPTGDARLQFNIQYYMVALLFVVFDIETVLIFPWTVIYRDAVQSAGLTRALLPMLVFIGILVVGLAWAWRKGAVQWVRSPRHRRREIHE
- a CDS encoding NADH-quinone oxidoreductase subunit B, producing MSSDQPRNSITESSDPQTKTREARLGEGVDNRFNSKLREAFGSTPFILTKFDKFMNWVRGSSMFMLQFGIACCSIEMMHTYAVKHDLDRFGSGVPRASPRQADVMIVPGTIVSKFAPRMKRVYDQMPEPKFVVGMGNCTASGGPFQEGYNVVKGAEEVIPVDIHIPGCPPRPEALVYGVVKLQERIANGESSPVTVKPYELEEFGDLDRDEMVKEMAKDIDDDTLVMRYNWADSP
- a CDS encoding NADH-quinone oxidoreductase subunit D → MSTHTEPDAPVTKTEGVDTDAIEALLGDHVLDRETHGNAEGFVVRADAVQDVLQTLKDEAGFDHLSCLTAEEHSDRFESIYHLKQYDDPTNELSIIVPTSREEPVSESAEPVFRGADWHEREAYDLVGVQYEDHPNLKRILLPETWQGHPLGLDYNQDKPQIVTFDEHKNPLEEDHLNEEGGDTMFLNIGPHHPATHGVLHIETVLDGEQVAAVNPDVGYLHRCEEQMCQQGTYRYQIMPYPDRWDYGPGGIINEWSYARAAEDLADIEVPEYAQVLRTMGAEMCRITCHLLATGTFALDIYGDFTAIFMYAMQDREKMQNLLEDLTGQRMMFNYLRLGGVVWDIPEPREEYFEKVRDVLDEMPERLEEYHDLITSNEIFQSRCIDTGYLDPETAKDYGVTGPVARGSGIDYDLRRDDPYGYYDQLDWDVVTEDGGDNYSRLLVRLREVEESARIIEQCVDLLEDWPEDERDIQANVPRTLKPEAGKETYKAVEGAKGELGIYIRSDGTEKPGRFKIRSPCYCNLAALEEMSTGEYVPDLIATLGSLDVILGEVDR
- a CDS encoding complex I subunit 1/NuoH family protein — its product is MATPTPLPDTINRLLGIDGFGGELLSMFLAAFLIGNIMLAMTAVAGPWAKRKITAAFTDRIAVNRVGPFGLLIIVADAVRLLSKELIIPENVDRPAFDLAPIVLASSALLAFAVIPMGSGIQLADPETGLVFVFAVASIASLGLLMGGYASNNKFSLLGGLRAVAQNLAYEIPLVITAASVVLFTGTLQLSEIVAIQQNTTLAVVAGIRIPAWFAFVNPFAFALFVVANLAEIGRNPFDTPEAPTEIVAGYQTEYSSVYFVLFYLGEFIHIFLGGAIIATLFLGGPAGPVLPGFVWFVIKIWAVFLFTQWARSAIPRVRIDQLIEIGWKGMLVLSFANLVLTAAILGVTGL